GGCGCATAAatctttattcttttttcatTAGACACACGAGTCTTTCTATACAAATTTTCggcaaaaaataacaaaaaatgtttATATGTGACATAATTTATATGATTTAACTTTTATCAGTCTTACGTGAATAATAAATATTCGATTGGAACTATTTAGCTCCTACATATATAATCATCAAAATAATATTTCAATCAAATGCTTATCATCCTTTGCAACGTTGTTTTGATAATTGTATAACTAATAAACAATCCAGATCAAATAATTATCATCCATATAAAATATGTGAAGATCAGATTATACAAGTATTTTCTGCCATCTTTTACTAAAAATTTTCGTAAAAGAACTCATACATTTAGCgggaaaaaaaaagatagaagccGAATggtcattttttaataattaaaatataaataatctaAACTGAAAAAATATGGgctgaaaaaaaattttactcaaaGTGAAATATCCTGCATATTTGCAGTTTATTTAATAGTAAAAGATATGAATAGACTATGTATAAGGTAAGAATAATACCAGAATATTTGGATAGAAACCAATTCAAAGAGGACTCTCACATGGAAAAAAGAACGACAGAGACAGGTAGGATTTATTAATGAACCAAAAAGACCCACCTCACTTCGCTTccttaaaaactgaaaaaaaaaaaaaatacacaatcaATATTACAAAATGATGCACCAATAACGAGCATTCACATTTACATTAATTAACAAACACATATCcattatacaaaaaattaataacaatgaACAAACCCAAGTGAATTACATAGAGATACAAAATTTAAAGAATATAAGAGAATAATAATGGTGTGTAACAAACAAATATTTGAGTGTTTATGCACACTACTATACTAATAATACACACACATATAGATATATATGGTGATGATATATGTAAGATTGAAATAACGGAAATTCGTCAAGGTTTTGGTGGTTCTTCTGCAGTTTTCTCAGCTGaagttgttgctgctgctgcttcagcaggtttctcttcttcttttgcaaCTTCTTCAGCCGATTTTTCCTCAACTGTTTCTGGTGCAGATGATGATGGTGGATCTACTGATTCAGTTTTCTCCTctgcctcttccttcttcttttcttttccttcttcttcaaccaCAATTTCCCTCTCTTTGACACCACTTGTTTCTTCTGTTGTAGTAGTAGGAGGGGCATCCTCAACTTTCTCTTCAGTGACTATGAAAGTGGAAACTTTCTCAAACACAAAGGAAACTGGGCCTGGAACCAAGGCTGGTCCAAACTTGGAACATGCTTCACTCACTGGCTTTGATCCAGGGAAATCTGATTATTCAGATAAATAAAATTCAttgtcaattaaattaaattctctTTCTTCTATATttagaaggaaaaaaaaggaCTAAAAATACATCACCAATTTTAACAAGCTCTTCTAGGAACTTTTGAACTGATGTGGAATTCTTCTTTAATCCTGCTTCATTAGGTTCTTTTACCAAACTCTGTGAAGTGATGATGTGAAGATATTTAATTAGTAACACACTTGTTCAGTGTATTGGTCAAATATGTGTGTGCGCGTGCGTGCATGTTTTTCATGATCATACCTTCACTTCAGCTGACGAAGCCTCATATACTTCAGTTACTTTTGTTTGAAGTTCAGTCTTCTTTTCTTCAAACGCTTTGTTGTATTCCTCCTAATAAAACAAGCACCAATAAGCCATATAACACATGAACTTCTGTTGATTTCTTGACAAATAAATACTATCAATCATTTATTATATGTTTAATGATATCTAATGTTATGGATGTAGAGCAGTTGAACAAAAATATAATGTTACGTATATATTATTTAAGGTTTAATTTATGATCAAAGCTAATCAATTAGAAAGAGAAACTAACCTTGGAGTCATCAAATAACTTGGAAGCTTCAGCAGCACCAGATTTCTTGGTGCTATTCTTATCAAAAACCTTCTTGATCTTTGGAAGCACCTTGGATTTCCAATACcccatctttctttctttctttctttctttctttttctctctctttctttgggGTCCTTAACAAAATCAAACTATCAAACTCAATGCAACACTGTTCCagccacttgtccctccaaattaagccacatatataatataatttttttaattcttttatatatatatatatatatatatatatatatatatatatatatatatatatatatatatatatatcactctcCAGCACATAATCAAACATAGCTACATTTAAAACACATATACTTCCAAGTTCCAACCAAACAAGTAGCCCTTCAAATTCCAGCCTAATTACGTGCATGACCGCTTTCCCATTCAAGCAAGCCAACTTGCCAATACTCAAATGACTTTACTGCCCTTCCATGTCGGACCATGCAACTAGTATCATACGTAAACATCAAACATTATTCAAGGACACAACTGTAAATTCGcagctattttatttttttgaaaaacaaatagAGTTAGGTCTAACAGATATGATTGACATGCTTCAAAGACAGGGTGTTAGTGGTAAATATGTGGGGAGCCACAGGGGTATAAAAGGGAACAAATGTTTTTGTGAGGGGAAGTGACAGCTGGCAATCAACTCATACCATAGGTGGCAAATATCATATGTGGGGTCCCTGACATTTTGTATTTATGTCAtctatcattttttaaatttctttaattttattaattttgatgcCATTGATGTTGATCTGTGACACAGTTTGGCTGTGTCAATTTAAATTGTGTGTACGCATAGTGCCATTTAGGACAAGGATGAACCTGTGCTAGCTTCTGATATGAAACTTGGCACATGGCTTCGCTGGTTCTTGCAATCACGCCTCCAATGAATtcaaattctattaaaaaaaattgaaggttGTTTGCATACTAAGGCTTGGACTAATCGGTGGGTTAATTACGACAAGGTAACCAACTAGCTAAGAAAAAAAACAATAGTACACAATTTCGTGGCGAATTAACTGAAAAGAACTGTTTTAAAACGAAACTTGAGTTGAAGGTATCTTTCCCATGTGGGGTAGGGATGTCCTTTTGTTCACTTTCACTAAAACTATAGTGACTTCTGCTTGCTGTTTGAAGTTTGAACAAGAGGGACCCTAATTGACTAATTCATATCAAATAACGGTAATGTTGCCCAGTATTGAAAATAACATTTATGTAGTTAGGTAACATTCTCCTTGATAAGAAAAGGCAAAATGATAAAATGAAGGTGAACCTGGTTTAATTAATAAttcatttattactataaaacaTTATGTTTATACTTTATATCATTATTCAATAACAGTAGGTACGAATTTATTGGCGAAATTTTCCTTGTGGCTGCAATCATCATCAAACAAAATTGAATTCATAGTAAAATGAAAACATACATTCAACTCTTCAAGCAGCATCAGTATAAACACTGTTCCTAATCTAATTAAGAAGGTAGTTAAGTTACATATATGTCTGTCAAATGAAAGGACCAAATAATGGAGGAAATTTACTTAGGCTGTGTGCCCCTCCTTggtgataaattttttttctagttacaACTTACAAATACATCAGAGGGGCACTCACAATTTTCCAACATATTTCAAGGAACCAGCTTATAAAATAAGGAATCCCCAGATCACTGCaacaatatgaataaaaataacttCTTAGTTCTCACATCATTATGCTGTCAATCAATGTAATAATTAGGAGCCACGGCTAAAATTCGATCATTTCTAGATACGTGCTCTGGAGCCGCACCTTCTGCTGCTTCTTGCATCCCATCATCCAGCACTATCAAATAGCCCTCTCTTCGGATTAAACTCTGCAGTACGTGTTTTACATAGTTAACGCGCCACATCCATGTCCAGAATAATTGTGTTTTTGTTTGAAAGCAAAGTAAATGTAATTCTTGGAAGGGTGTAGACAAATGTATACCTCTATAATAGCTTTGAGTCTGGAAAGTTCTGCTTTAACCTCCTCCATAGAACTGTAAGCGTTTTTCTCATTTTGTTGGTCTACATACCATTGAATCAAATCTCGTTGCCTTATTCCAGCCAACCCAGTTCCTGCAACATTCACAAGTAGCATAAATTTCATTTCAGTATAATATACTGTTACATTGGACACCATATAAAGGCTAGTTATATTCATAGCAACAGTTTCTTTGTACAAATAACTATTAGATGTAGAGCAGACAAAGGCACTCAGCGCTTCAGAACTTAATTGAAAGGTATACAGTTCCTTTACCGGAGCCTAATCGATTGAAGTAAATATTCAATAACAAACAGCAAGTATTTCAAGTGGCACCTTGTTGCAGAACAGTTTCTTCGTGCTGTCTAAGATGCATGATGAGTGCCCTGGTCACTCTCTGAAAGTATTCATCACTTATGATTAGTTTCTTCGGCTGGGGGTTAGATCCATCTGCTGCATTTTCTGCAAGAGTTGAGGCAATGATTTAAGCTTAAAGGCTCTTATCACGATAGAAGTCAAGGTAAAATGATTAGTGACATCTCACCATTTGTTCCAGCAGCTTGCTGGGTTCCCTCTTGACTACCAGCTTCTCTTTTAATATCAGCCCCGTCATCTCTATCATTATCATTTCTATCACCATCATCACCCTGGTTCTCTTCTTGAAACTCAGATAGATCGATGTCACCAGACTCCACACTGCAAGGggcaaaaaagtaaaaataaaaaaatgcagttAGCACAAAAAATAaagctcaaaataaaaattagaaaagggTATTTGTCCTACCTTATTATGGATGTTTTCAGCAGCTTCACTGCTAAGTTAACATGTTGAGGTTGCACCTGTTAAAAAGACATATTTAGACCATGGAAGAAAAATGTACCAAGTTAAATACATTAATAAGAAGCCTCCCCAAAATCACCTGATTTTCCAAATGACATCGTGCAATGGCTTCAGACAGCCTGATTAATGCCTCCAACTGCCTAACTGTCATACGATATGCAACCCTACTCCCAGGATTTGTATCACCTCTGCGGAGAGCCACATAAGAGTCTACTAGTATTTTTTTGGCCTCTGCCGTAAGCTGCATTAATCAGGCTTAATAAGTAAGAATCATAAGGAAAAAATTATCTTGATTCAGGAAAGCATCTACAAAAGACATCAGACCTTTGGTTTGAGAGTTTTTGCATAAGCTATATAACGCTTCAGTTGCGCTGTGGTGAAAGTCGGAGTAAGAGCCTCTTCACGCTTTTGATGAACTCTCACAATATGATGAGCTATGTGGTAATCTGTCTGATCGTCTGGATCATCAATCATAACATATACAAGATCAAACCTCGAGAGTATAGCAGGTGGAAGAGCCACATTGTACTGAAAAAGATAAATCAAAGCAATTAGGCTACGTTGTAAGGCAGATGAGTGCAACAATGATCCATGCATTTCGTAAATAATTGGCAATCACCTTAAGTGGTTTAGACTTGTCATAGCGTCCCCCAGCAGGGTTGGCAGCGGCAAGAATAGAAGTGCGGGCATTAAGTGTTGCTTGAATTCCTGCTTTTGTGATACTAATTGTTTGCTGTTCCATGGCCTCATGAATTGCAACCTTCAAACCAACCAAATGAGATAATTTCCAATCCATGACCATGCAATGCCAACTCAAAAGAACGTGGCTAAGGTCTTACCTGATCCCTGATCTCCATCTTGTCAAATTCATCAATGCAGCAAATGCCATTGTCTGCAAGCATCAATGCACCAGCCTGAAAAGAAGTTTTCACGTATATTAGGAGAAAAACATAACAATCAATTATATTGATTAATGCATCACCAGAACATATCAAGAAAATAGCCTCCACATCTTGGTTCTTTCATGGCTAACTTGAGCATTGCCTCTCAGCCATGTTGCATGTATAGCAATCATGCTACACTTTATGCAGGTGGCTCAATGTAAAATCCTCTGTGACTATGCATACAATTTGGCATGCCTAGAATTCCCAATCCAAGATAGGTAGAAAAACTTTTCATGTGCCAGCACACATGACATGAGATATGAGAGGATGCACATTCTAACTATGTACTTTCTGAGTGTGTATGAAacatttttttccattttaaatGTACTTATAACATGCCACTCAAACACAAATTACAACAAACAGTACAGGTTTCAAATAGTTGTGAACTTAAAAATATCTCCCGGAGAAGCCCTGTTGACCTCATTTGAGACCATAATTACTTTCTAAACCCAGAAGCATAAAATAGTTATGTCATTTACCTCAATACAAAACTCCCCAGTTTCTGGTTCCTTAGCAACTGTTGCAGTCAATCCAGCAGCAGATGATGATTTCCCAGATGTATAAACAGATCTTGGAACTATGCCTGAAGTATACCTAAGATAATAAACAAGCATATACAAGTCATTCAATCTGCATAAAATAGTATAAAAGAATaggcaaaaagggaaaaagaaagtactTGAGAAATTGACTCTTTGCACAGCTGGGATCCCCAACAATGCAAACATTTATATCTCCTCTGAGGTTGATGCCTTCATGAGTTAATTTGTGGACACCGCCCATAAGCATAAGAAGGATTGCTCTCTTTATGTCTTGATGACCAAAAACAGTTGGAGCAACGCTGTTAACAAGTTTCTTGAAGAAATCTGGAATATTCCTCATTCGTTGTATTTCATCCAGCTCCTGTGTCTGTAAAACCACAAACCAAATACTTTATTGTTTTTTCCAGATATTATGTAGAAAATGGACCAAATATATCCGTATGCATTCATGTAGTGGGAAATGATGGACCAGGTTAAGAACTTCACTAGACAAAGGGAAAGAGAGGGGAACAATCACTTGATTAACGCAATAAATAGTTGCAATAAACGATGAAAAAACTAGTCCTTGAAATGAGCATCCAATGTGCGTCATAATGGAGATAATTGTTCTATGCATTGGAGAGAAGGATATCGCCAGATGGCATGATCATGAAAGACAACTTTTAAAATGGCAAGAGATAGTGCCCTTAGTTTCTTTCTTCATCTTAAAAAAAAatggtattttaaaaattaaaacaaacccaAAACTTGTGTGTGTTTCTCCATGCATTTTGCATACAAATGGTTGTCTTCAATTTTGAGTGGCCTATTCCATATTTTGCCTCCCCAGGTCAGAGTTGAAAGAAACTTTCAAATTAAACACAAAGGGTGTCATACAAGGTATAACATGGAGATACTAATGGTTTGCTTTATTGTACCAAAACCGTTACAATATATGCAAAATCAAATCTAAACCAGATGGTGATATAACAGCAACGATAATGCACATAGATAAAGAGAATGCTGAACTAACAGTAAACTgcatatcatcatcatcagagtccTTCTTTCTATTTCGGATGTCTACATCTCTTCTACCATCGCAAATCTGAAATAAACCATTTAGAAGAAGCATCAACAATCAGAATAAATGAAAACCTAAGAGTTGCGATTAACAAGCCACACCAAACTAACCTGAACGGAGTTGGCAATAAAGGCCAGGCGATAAGAGAGGTCTCTGACTCCAAGGGCCCTAAGGCCCCTAACACCTTCATTTCCAGCTGCAGGACCCTTGCGTTGAGAACCTTCCCGGCGGCATTCTGATCTCTCTCCAGGGGATGCCAATGCCAAAAGGTCAGGAATAACAATTACAGTTCCTGTGAAAATCACCCTGAAAGAGAACAGAATATGATTATATCGAATTCCAACTTTGAGTTTTTACCACAATATGGCTAGTCAAAACAAGTGTTGGGAAATATAAGGCTCACGTGTCACCAGCCCTGGCCTGTTCCACAATCTCGTGACGAAGAATAACATCCAAGGACCTAGGCAGCGACCCAGCAGGTATCTCTTTGGAAGTCTCTTGCATCCTGACCCGTTGCCAGTCAGCAAATTTGCTCTCTTGGCGCATCAGTAGCCATCTTGCTCGTTTGTTACAGGTTGGAATCGGGCAGATTGTGGGCTGCAGTGCCATTACATTAAAACAAGAACAGTCATATATAGATATCAAAATAAGCTGCAGACAAAATGGCATTTATAATGTATCAATAGTAAAAGGTAATAACTGTCGTTATTATCTATTAATCACCTCGGTATACTTGAATTCTTGTTCCACATTTTTTATAACCCCACCACACTCTAAGCACTTGAATGTTCCCTGGATAAGCTCAGGACGAACCTCACTTGTCCTGGTTACTACCCCAGTCACGGATACTAGTCTTCCAATTTCTGATGTAGCCAGTTCCCTCAatctgcagttgaatcaacaagctatATAACCAAAAATACTTGGAAGATAGAACTGAAGTACAAAGTAGCATAAATATAAAAACAAGGGAAATGATAGAGGGCCTtctgaatttatttttttggatcACTTTTAGCCATCAACCGAATTCTATTTAGCCAAGTAATTCAACAATATCCTTTAGTCCACACTTTTAAACCTTGATAGCTAATTGATGGCCATCAACAATAAATTTTGATAGCCCTCTAGCATTTTCTGCAactaaaaggtttttttttttgaga
The sequence above is drawn from the Arachis hypogaea cultivar Tifrunner chromosome 4, arahy.Tifrunner.gnm2.J5K5, whole genome shotgun sequence genome and encodes:
- the LOC112796460 gene encoding plasma membrane-associated cation-binding protein 1, translated to MGYWKSKVLPKIKKVFDKNSTKKSGAAEASKLFDDSKEEYNKAFEEKKTELQTKVTEVYEASSAEVKSLVKEPNEAGLKKNSTSVQKFLEELVKIDFPGSKPVSEACSKFGPALVPGPVSFVFEKVSTFIVTEEKVEDAPPTTTTEETSGVKEREIVVEEEGKEKKKEEAEEKTESVDPPSSSAPETVEEKSAEEVAKEEEKPAEAAAATTSAEKTAEEPPKP
- the LOC112796461 gene encoding DNA replication licensing factor MCM6-like, coding for MEAYGGILVDEKAVRVENAFLEFLKSFRSGNRNELHYEAEIEVMRANESNTMFIDFEHVITFSDLLQKAISDEYLRFEPYLKNACKRFVMELKPTFISDDNPNKDINIAFYNLPIVKRLRELATSEIGRLVSVTGVVTRTSEVRPELIQGTFKCLECGGVIKNVEQEFKYTEPTICPIPTCNKRARWLLMRQESKFADWQRVRMQETSKEIPAGSLPRSLDVILRHEIVEQARAGDTVIFTGTVIVIPDLLALASPGERSECRREGSQRKGPAAGNEGVRGLRALGVRDLSYRLAFIANSVQICDGRRDVDIRNRKKDSDDDDMQFTTQELDEIQRMRNIPDFFKKLVNSVAPTVFGHQDIKRAILLMLMGGVHKLTHEGINLRGDINVCIVGDPSCAKSQFLKYTSGIVPRSVYTSGKSSSAAGLTATVAKEPETGEFCIEAGALMLADNGICCIDEFDKMEIRDQVAIHEAMEQQTISITKAGIQATLNARTSILAAANPAGGRYDKSKPLKYNVALPPAILSRFDLVYVMIDDPDDQTDYHIAHHIVRVHQKREEALTPTFTTAQLKRYIAYAKTLKPKLTAEAKKILVDSYVALRRGDTNPGSRVAYRMTVRQLEALIRLSEAIARCHLENQVQPQHVNLAVKLLKTSIISVESGDIDLSEFQEENQGDDGDRNDNDRDDGADIKREAGSQEGTQQAAGTNENAADGSNPQPKKLIISDEYFQRVTRALIMHLRQHEETVLQQGTGLAGIRQRDLIQWYVDQQNEKNAYSSMEEVKAELSRLKAIIESLIRREGYLIVLDDGMQEAAEGAAPEHVSRNDRILAVAPNYYID